A window of Rubricoccus marinus contains these coding sequences:
- a CDS encoding TetR/AcrR family transcriptional regulator, translating into MPPIAPTRAATGADLRQSILDEARRLLIDVGYPKLSMRKIADGVGCSATSIYLHFESKDTLIHALIGEGMRSLFGALQAADPAGDPVGRLAALSRAYVDFGLDNPELYEVMFQLHPERMARFPAEDYRRARRNLDLFEDVLASGAEASVLDAEPTPEVAAHALWTSLHGLVSLRLAERIDVRLAADAFTDAALARTVRAFRA; encoded by the coding sequence ATGCCTCCGATCGCTCCTACGCGCGCCGCCACCGGCGCCGATCTCCGCCAGTCCATCCTCGACGAAGCGCGGCGCCTGCTCATCGATGTAGGGTACCCCAAGCTGTCCATGCGCAAAATCGCGGACGGCGTCGGGTGCAGCGCGACGAGCATCTACCTCCACTTCGAAAGCAAGGACACGCTGATCCACGCACTGATCGGGGAGGGAATGCGGAGCCTGTTCGGAGCGCTGCAAGCAGCGGACCCCGCAGGCGATCCGGTCGGTCGCCTCGCGGCGCTGAGCCGCGCCTACGTCGATTTCGGCCTGGACAACCCCGAACTCTACGAGGTGATGTTCCAACTCCACCCGGAGCGGATGGCGCGCTTCCCCGCCGAAGACTACCGTCGGGCGCGTCGCAATCTGGACCTCTTCGAAGACGTGCTGGCCTCTGGCGCCGAGGCGTCCGTGCTGGATGCCGAGCCCACGCCCGAAGTCGCCGCGCACGCGCTGTGGACATCGCTCCACGGCCTCGTCTCGCTCCGTCTCGCCGAGCGCATCGACGTCCGCCTCGCCGCCGATGCCTTCACCGATGCCGCGCTAGCTCGGACCGTCCGGGCCTTCCGCGCGTAA
- a CDS encoding MBL fold metallo-hydrolase, translating into MTIHLLGTGASVSDVDRTTTMLAFEEAEQFFLVDCGADAARELARAELDPTRLEAIVLTHEHPDHVSGFALLIEKMWLLGRREPIPVYGPASAIQVAQTCFGAYATDRWEGLPAREYHEIPMASGELVFETDAFRVTSSPVDHPVPTVGLRVETTSGAIAAYSADTAKVDAVVDLARGASVLVHEATGHLPGVHASAEEAAETARDAGVDRLLLVHIPPGCSDDDLVTARSIFPHTSWGHDGQAVSVQSSEAAPLAPEARSIPL; encoded by the coding sequence GTGACGATCCACCTCCTCGGCACCGGCGCTTCCGTTAGCGACGTCGACCGTACGACCACCATGCTCGCCTTCGAGGAGGCCGAGCAGTTCTTCCTCGTGGATTGCGGGGCCGACGCCGCCCGCGAGCTCGCCCGCGCCGAGCTTGACCCGACGCGCTTGGAGGCGATCGTGCTCACGCACGAGCACCCAGACCACGTCTCCGGCTTCGCGCTTCTCATCGAGAAGATGTGGCTGCTCGGGCGCCGCGAGCCCATTCCGGTCTATGGCCCCGCCAGCGCAATCCAGGTGGCCCAAACCTGCTTCGGCGCCTACGCGACGGACCGTTGGGAAGGCTTGCCGGCCCGCGAGTACCACGAGATCCCGATGGCCTCTGGCGAGCTCGTGTTCGAGACCGACGCTTTCCGCGTCACCTCGTCACCCGTGGATCACCCCGTCCCCACTGTCGGGCTCCGCGTCGAGACCACCTCTGGCGCCATCGCGGCGTACTCCGCCGACACGGCCAAAGTCGATGCCGTTGTAGACCTCGCCAGAGGCGCGTCGGTTTTGGTCCACGAAGCAACTGGGCACCTTCCCGGCGTGCACGCCTCGGCCGAGGAGGCCGCCGAAACGGCTCGCGATGCGGGGGTCGACCGCCTCTTGCTCGTCCACATCCCGCCGGGCTGCTCCGACGACGACCTTGTGACCGCGCGCTCCATCTTCCCCCACACCTCGTGGGGGCATGACGGCCAGGCTGTTTCCGTGCAGTCCTCCGAGGCGGCGCCTCTGGCGCCAGAGGCCCGGTCGATCCCGCTGTAG
- a CDS encoding DUF2851 family protein, protein MPRPSSPPSSRVAEPIVAEPDAPVWRVPEAVIQDAWGRLLFDTSNLKTTTGEPVVILSPGHLNRGSGPDFSQATVRIGSAPEDLLWAGDIEIHRTSAEWNRHRHGEDPAYARVVLHVVLSPDHTTGTLTRSDGTGIPELVLLPHLDRSLRALVHDFHAQPVGLVPYCSERWGAVPESQRRAFVRETGVERLRMRAQRLAREYGRSPSPERLLIQALFRALGYAPNADAMERLARRLPLQLVRSLDAYDDIYALLIGLAGLADTRFFSEDFGDRFASLASAHALPRSMAPEAWRHGGRPANAPRRRLAQAAALLSAGGLLRDEPLAQLGDALAAEQPVQALRERIRAQAVENVPGIGASRADVILANAVLPVLYLDAELREDHAAEAHVLAALDALPPESDRITRAFEEAGLEPTSALISQGMHQLAEAYCEEGRCARCAIGVQLYPALAGV, encoded by the coding sequence ATGCCACGCCCTTCCAGCCCGCCCTCCTCGCGCGTCGCGGAGCCCATCGTGGCCGAGCCCGACGCGCCTGTTTGGCGTGTGCCGGAGGCCGTGATTCAGGACGCCTGGGGCCGCCTCCTGTTCGACACGTCGAACCTCAAAACCACGACGGGCGAGCCGGTCGTCATCCTCTCGCCCGGGCACCTCAACCGCGGCTCGGGTCCGGACTTCTCGCAGGCTACCGTCCGCATCGGTTCGGCGCCAGAGGATCTGCTGTGGGCGGGCGACATCGAGATCCATCGCACGAGCGCGGAATGGAACCGCCACCGCCACGGCGAGGACCCCGCGTACGCGCGCGTCGTCCTGCACGTCGTCCTCTCGCCGGATCACACGACGGGCACGCTTACCCGAAGCGATGGGACCGGAATACCCGAGTTGGTGCTGCTGCCGCACTTGGACCGCTCGCTGCGCGCGCTCGTCCACGACTTCCACGCGCAGCCGGTTGGCCTCGTGCCGTATTGCAGCGAGCGGTGGGGCGCAGTCCCGGAGTCCCAGCGGCGGGCATTCGTCCGCGAGACGGGCGTGGAGCGGCTTCGGATGCGTGCGCAACGTCTCGCGAGGGAGTACGGGCGCTCTCCCAGCCCCGAGCGGCTCCTGATCCAAGCGCTCTTTCGCGCCCTGGGCTACGCCCCCAACGCCGACGCGATGGAACGCCTGGCGCGCCGACTCCCGCTCCAACTGGTGCGGAGCCTGGACGCGTACGACGACATCTACGCGCTCCTGATTGGGCTCGCTGGCCTGGCGGACACCCGCTTTTTCAGCGAGGACTTCGGCGACCGTTTTGCAAGCCTGGCGAGCGCCCACGCCCTTCCCCGCTCCATGGCGCCAGAGGCCTGGCGTCACGGCGGGCGTCCCGCCAACGCGCCCCGGCGGCGGCTTGCCCAGGCGGCCGCGCTCCTCAGCGCTGGAGGCCTCTTGCGCGACGAGCCTCTGGCGCAACTCGGCGACGCTCTCGCGGCGGAGCAGCCTGTCCAGGCTCTCCGCGAGCGGATCCGAGCCCAGGCCGTTGAGAACGTGCCCGGAATTGGAGCCTCACGCGCCGACGTGATTCTCGCCAACGCTGTTCTGCCCGTTTTGTACCTCGACGCCGAACTCCGGGAGGACCACGCCGCCGAAGCTCACGTGCTCGCGGCCCTCGACGCACTCCCGCCGGAAAGCGACCGCATCACGCGAGCCTTCGAGGAAGCGGGCTTGGAGCCCACGTCGGCGCTCATCTCACAGGGGATGCACCAACTCGCCGAGGCGTACTGCGAAGAAGGACGGTGCGCCCGGTGCGCCATCGGTGTGCAGCTGTACCCGGCTCTCGCAGGCGTCTAG
- the pgl gene encoding 6-phosphogluconolactonase — translation MDIDVQVYPHTLALAHAFAEATATALREALDGEPRATLCLTGGSTPEPAYKLLADADLPWDRIHVFWTDERMVPPDHEQSNYAMAKRALLDPAGIPESNIHRMDGTLHPKEAAEDYESVLHQFFGEDPVAFDVLHLGMGSDAHVASLFPGGPELEEYDRWTVPSRAPAGTEIRPRLSLSFLALNTARLALVIAAGEKKGEAFAEVVEAYESETIAPPPIVRVRPAGDLVWMIDRALADAAS, via the coding sequence ATGGATATCGACGTTCAGGTCTACCCCCACACCCTAGCCCTCGCGCACGCTTTCGCCGAGGCCACGGCCACAGCCCTCCGCGAAGCGCTAGACGGCGAGCCGCGCGCGACGCTATGCCTCACGGGCGGCTCCACCCCTGAGCCCGCTTACAAGCTCCTGGCGGACGCGGACCTCCCCTGGGACCGCATCCACGTCTTCTGGACCGATGAGCGCATGGTGCCACCGGACCACGAGCAGAGCAACTACGCGATGGCGAAGCGCGCGCTTCTGGACCCCGCGGGCATCCCGGAGTCCAACATCCACCGCATGGACGGCACGCTCCACCCGAAGGAGGCCGCAGAGGACTACGAATCTGTCCTGCACCAGTTTTTCGGCGAGGACCCCGTCGCCTTCGACGTGCTCCACCTCGGGATGGGCTCGGACGCGCACGTGGCCTCGCTTTTCCCCGGCGGCCCTGAACTGGAGGAGTACGACCGCTGGACCGTTCCGTCGCGCGCGCCCGCAGGCACGGAGATCCGTCCCAGGCTCTCGCTCTCGTTTCTCGCGCTGAACACCGCCCGCCTGGCGCTCGTCATCGCCGCTGGCGAGAAAAAGGGCGAGGCCTTCGCCGAGGTTGTGGAGGCGTACGAGTCAGAGACGATCGCGCCGCCGCCTATCGTCCGCGTGCGTCCCGCTGGGGACTTGGTCTGGATGATCGACCGCGCACTCGCCGACGCGGCCTCCTAG
- a CDS encoding polyprenyl synthetase family protein, with protein MPATLSAPPFSPEASGLSGVTPVSLAQIREPVEAPLATFRDHFRDAMRSDVTILDRVTQYVLRRKGKEIRPTLVLLAAEMCGGVREESYTAAALVELLHTATLVHDDVVDEAETRRGVLAIHRRWKNKVAVLFGDYLLSRGLLLALDHKQYALLHTMSDAVRRMSEGELLQIETARKLDITEETYFRIIGDKTGSLIAACLAAGAESAGADEATADHARTIGEKLGLAFQIRDDLFDYDSSNTGKPAGLDLQDRKMTLPLIAALELAPEAESARIMRIVKKRRKSPGKIREVVAWVHASGGVAAARARMEQLAGEAADGLRTFPPGEAREALIGLCAFVVARKR; from the coding sequence ATGCCCGCGACCCTCAGCGCTCCCCCCTTCTCGCCAGAGGCCTCGGGCCTCTCCGGCGTCACGCCGGTCTCGCTGGCGCAGATCCGCGAGCCGGTCGAGGCGCCGCTCGCCACCTTCCGGGATCACTTCCGCGACGCGATGCGCTCGGACGTGACCATCCTGGACCGCGTGACGCAGTACGTGCTCCGCCGGAAGGGGAAGGAGATCCGGCCGACGCTCGTGCTGCTCGCCGCCGAGATGTGCGGCGGCGTGCGTGAGGAGAGCTACACGGCCGCCGCCCTCGTCGAACTGCTCCACACTGCTACGCTCGTGCACGACGACGTGGTGGACGAGGCCGAGACGCGCCGCGGCGTGCTCGCCATCCACCGCCGCTGGAAAAACAAGGTCGCCGTCCTCTTCGGGGACTACTTGCTCAGCCGCGGTCTCCTCCTCGCGCTAGACCACAAGCAGTACGCCTTGCTCCACACCATGTCCGACGCCGTGCGCCGGATGAGCGAGGGCGAGCTGCTCCAGATCGAGACCGCGCGCAAACTGGACATCACGGAGGAGACCTACTTCCGCATCATCGGCGACAAAACGGGCTCTCTGATCGCGGCCTGCCTGGCCGCTGGCGCCGAAAGCGCAGGGGCCGATGAGGCTACGGCCGACCACGCGCGCACGATCGGCGAAAAGCTCGGCCTCGCCTTCCAGATCCGCGACGACCTCTTCGACTACGACAGTTCGAACACAGGGAAGCCAGCCGGGCTGGACCTCCAGGACCGCAAGATGACGCTTCCGCTTATCGCTGCGTTGGAGCTCGCGCCAGAGGCCGAGAGCGCGCGCATCATGCGCATCGTCAAAAAGCGCCGGAAGTCGCCCGGCAAGATCCGCGAGGTCGTCGCGTGGGTGCACGCCTCTGGCGGCGTCGCCGCCGCGCGGGCGCGGATGGAGCAGTTGGCGGGAGAAGCCGCCGACGGCCTCCGCACGTTCCCACCGGGCGAAGCGCGAGAGGCGCTGATCGGTCTGTGCGCCTTTGTCGTCGCGCGGAAACGCTAA
- a CDS encoding sigma-54-dependent transcriptional regulator — MSQKHIVVVDDDPKIGDLFAKVLQRDGYAVQAYTRASDFLDTLDSGDPPDLVLTDLMMPDVSGMQLLEALSDKGITIPVILMTAHSSVQTAVEAMRMGAFHYLQKPVNLEEMRALLSKALDLYSDKQELQEIKRERKKKNSVSKIIGTSDEVQEVRDTIQTLKDIPNTIVLVRGETGTGKNLVAQTIHYESRWASGRFMEINCAALPDNLLESELFGYEKGAFTDARAAKPGLLEVSDGGTLFLDEIDSMSLPLQAKLLSFLESREFRRLGGTENIKVSTRIVCATNAKLEERVAEKEFRKDLLYRINVVTLQLPPLRRMGDDAVTIAEKVAAGFATEFHKPFEGFTPEAEEILKGHDWPGNVRELRNVLERALIFAKTPTLDASDLILLKSDAFAAPEDDSDAFKFRSRGSLEDLEHAYIRHTLAEMKAPFSEVAKVLGISKKTLWEKRKKYNLDEEVEALAA; from the coding sequence ATGAGCCAGAAGCACATCGTCGTCGTTGACGACGACCCGAAGATCGGAGACCTGTTCGCCAAAGTGCTCCAGCGCGACGGCTATGCCGTCCAGGCGTACACGCGAGCCTCGGACTTTCTGGACACACTGGACTCCGGGGACCCGCCAGACCTGGTCCTTACGGACCTCATGATGCCGGACGTGTCCGGAATGCAGCTCCTGGAGGCGCTGTCCGACAAGGGCATCACGATCCCGGTCATCCTCATGACCGCACACTCCAGCGTGCAAACGGCCGTGGAGGCGATGCGGATGGGCGCCTTCCACTACCTCCAGAAGCCGGTCAACCTGGAGGAGATGCGGGCGCTGCTCTCCAAAGCGCTCGACCTCTACTCCGACAAGCAAGAGCTCCAGGAGATCAAGCGCGAGCGGAAAAAGAAGAACTCCGTCTCCAAGATCATCGGCACGAGCGATGAGGTGCAGGAGGTGCGGGACACGATCCAGACGCTCAAGGACATCCCGAACACAATCGTCCTCGTACGTGGCGAGACGGGGACGGGCAAAAACCTCGTTGCGCAGACCATCCACTACGAATCGCGCTGGGCGAGTGGGCGGTTCATGGAGATCAACTGCGCCGCGCTTCCAGACAACCTGCTGGAGTCCGAGCTCTTCGGCTACGAAAAGGGCGCGTTTACCGATGCCCGCGCGGCCAAGCCGGGCCTGTTGGAAGTCTCGGACGGTGGCACACTGTTCCTGGACGAGATCGACTCGATGAGCCTGCCGCTGCAGGCCAAGCTGCTCTCCTTCCTGGAAAGCCGAGAGTTCCGGCGCCTCGGCGGGACCGAGAACATCAAGGTGTCCACGCGTATCGTGTGTGCTACGAACGCGAAGCTGGAGGAGCGCGTCGCCGAAAAGGAGTTCCGCAAGGACCTCCTCTACCGCATCAACGTGGTCACGCTGCAACTCCCGCCGCTCCGCCGCATGGGCGACGATGCGGTCACGATCGCGGAGAAGGTGGCCGCCGGCTTCGCCACGGAGTTCCACAAGCCGTTCGAGGGCTTCACGCCAGAGGCGGAGGAGATTCTCAAAGGCCACGACTGGCCCGGCAACGTCCGCGAGCTCCGCAACGTGCTGGAGCGCGCGCTCATCTTCGCCAAGACGCCCACGCTGGACGCGTCTGACCTCATTCTCCTCAAGTCCGACGCCTTCGCCGCGCCGGAGGACGATAGCGACGCGTTCAAATTCCGCTCGCGGGGTAGCCTGGAGGACCTCGAGCACGCCTACATCCGCCACACGCTGGCGGAGATGAAGGCACCGTTCTCCGAGGTCGCCAAGGTGCTCGGTATCTCGAAAAAGACGCTCTGGGAGAAGCGCAAGAAGTACAACTTGGACGAGGAGGTCGAGGCGCTCGCGGCCTAG
- a CDS encoding acyl-CoA dehydrogenase family protein encodes MEAPPTSDALDRLAARGVDLDRLAAAYDSMDEAQVARSYRALEKPASGESYTPPEPDGDYFDIDGLIEEKHRRKMADLRSFMESEVEPIINDYWLRDSTPVDVLREGFRKLDLLTPVYGKDLTSREPNGSVMEGLLTMELARVDVSTATFFGVHSGLAMQSLLVCGSEEQKQEWLPKMRNWDVIGAFGLTEPNVGSAIAGGVTTTARREGDEWVLNGQKKWIGNSTFADLVVIWARDEEDNQVKGFIVRAPENPGYSVEKIRGKVALRAVENGLITLTDCRVPESDRLQNANSFRDVATVLRLTRAGVAWQAVGCAMGAYERSQRYATTRMQFGKPIASFQLIQDKLVHMLGNVTALQSMCLRLSQLQDQGRMTDAQASLAKVYTAARCRDVVALARDLHGGNGILLENHVARYFCDTEAIYSYEGTNEVNSLIVGREVTGISAFV; translated from the coding sequence ATGGAAGCGCCCCCCACCTCCGATGCCCTCGACCGCCTCGCCGCCAGAGGCGTCGACCTGGACCGCCTCGCCGCCGCCTACGACAGCATGGACGAGGCCCAGGTCGCGCGCTCGTATCGAGCGCTGGAAAAGCCGGCCTCTGGCGAGTCGTACACGCCGCCGGAGCCCGACGGTGATTACTTCGACATTGACGGGCTGATCGAGGAGAAGCACCGCCGCAAAATGGCCGACCTCCGCTCGTTTATGGAGAGCGAAGTCGAGCCCATCATCAACGACTACTGGCTGCGCGACTCGACCCCCGTCGACGTGCTACGCGAGGGGTTCCGCAAGCTCGACCTGCTGACGCCGGTCTACGGCAAGGACCTCACCTCTCGCGAGCCCAACGGCTCCGTGATGGAGGGCCTCCTCACGATGGAACTGGCGCGCGTCGATGTCAGCACCGCCACGTTTTTCGGCGTCCACAGCGGCCTCGCGATGCAGAGCCTGCTCGTGTGTGGCAGCGAGGAGCAGAAGCAAGAATGGCTCCCCAAGATGCGCAACTGGGACGTGATCGGCGCCTTTGGCCTGACCGAGCCCAACGTGGGTAGCGCCATCGCTGGCGGCGTCACCACCACGGCCCGCCGCGAGGGGGACGAGTGGGTCTTGAACGGCCAGAAAAAGTGGATCGGCAACTCCACGTTCGCAGATTTGGTCGTGATCTGGGCGCGTGACGAGGAGGACAACCAGGTCAAGGGATTCATCGTGCGAGCGCCCGAGAACCCTGGCTACTCCGTCGAGAAGATCCGCGGGAAGGTGGCGCTTCGCGCCGTCGAAAACGGACTCATCACGCTTACCGACTGCCGCGTACCCGAGAGCGACCGGCTTCAGAACGCCAACTCCTTCCGAGACGTGGCGACGGTCCTACGCCTGACGCGCGCGGGCGTCGCGTGGCAGGCGGTCGGCTGCGCGATGGGCGCGTACGAGCGCTCGCAGCGCTACGCCACCACCCGGATGCAGTTCGGCAAGCCCATCGCGAGCTTCCAACTCATCCAGGACAAGCTGGTCCACATGCTGGGCAACGTGACCGCGCTCCAGAGCATGTGCCTCCGCCTGAGCCAGCTCCAGGACCAGGGCCGCATGACCGACGCCCAGGCGTCGCTCGCGAAGGTGTACACCGCTGCCCGCTGTCGCGACGTGGTCGCGCTTGCGCGTGATTTGCACGGCGGTAACGGCATCCTGCTGGAGAACCACGTTGCGCGGTACTTCTGCGATACGGAGGCGATCTACTCCTACGAGGGCACCAACGAAGTGAACTCGCTGATCGTCGGACGCGAGGTGACCGGCATCAGCGCGTTCGTGTAG
- a CDS encoding SPOR domain-containing protein: MTTFAGRTLRSLALLALLPVLAACSGSGPIADGGDGPDAGPEAPVAGFPSYETFDPSAYNAEPPPRVTIEHDVPARTMEGTVQLPGTVAAPTNEGQPREVEGFRIHIGRSEDRQSAERIRDAAAAWWRDARNRPGAPRNLEIVVAYVQPYYRVRVGAFEFQEDADDALEFVRRQYGNAFIVPDRVTVR; encoded by the coding sequence ATGACGACGTTCGCTGGTCGCACCCTCCGTTCTCTCGCGCTGTTGGCGCTGCTCCCCGTACTCGCGGCGTGCTCCGGCTCGGGGCCTATCGCTGACGGCGGAGACGGGCCCGACGCGGGCCCCGAAGCCCCGGTCGCGGGATTCCCGAGCTACGAGACCTTTGACCCGTCGGCGTACAACGCTGAGCCGCCTCCGCGCGTGACGATCGAGCACGATGTTCCGGCGCGGACAATGGAGGGGACGGTTCAGCTTCCGGGGACCGTGGCCGCTCCCACCAACGAGGGCCAGCCACGCGAGGTCGAAGGCTTTCGGATCCACATCGGCCGCAGCGAGGACCGTCAATCGGCCGAGCGCATCCGGGACGCCGCGGCGGCGTGGTGGCGCGACGCGCGCAACCGTCCCGGCGCGCCGCGCAACCTGGAAATCGTGGTCGCTTACGTGCAGCCGTACTACCGCGTGCGCGTCGGCGCCTTCGAGTTCCAGGAGGACGCCGATGACGCCCTAGAGTTTGTGCGCCGCCAGTACGGCAACGCGTTTATCGTGCCGGACCGCGTGACGGTTCGCTAG
- the deoC gene encoding deoxyribose-phosphate aldolase, whose product MARLIDHTVLKPDTTEAQIRELCAEAREYCFASVCVSPVWVPVAAEELGGRPSKVCTVVGFPHGSVRTPVKAFETEQAVRDGAEEIDMVLAIGRMKSEQYDLVEADIRAVVQAASGRTVKVILETALLTDEEKVIACVLAQNAGADFVKTSTGFASGGASPQDVALMRRVVGEGMGVKASGGIRSAEDAYRMVESGATRLGASAGVAILKGLTSDASY is encoded by the coding sequence ATCGCGCGCCTGATCGACCACACGGTCCTCAAGCCGGACACGACCGAGGCGCAGATCCGCGAGCTGTGCGCCGAAGCCCGCGAATACTGCTTTGCGAGCGTGTGCGTGAGCCCCGTCTGGGTGCCCGTCGCTGCGGAGGAACTCGGCGGGCGTCCGTCGAAGGTCTGCACCGTTGTGGGCTTCCCGCACGGGTCCGTCCGCACGCCGGTCAAGGCGTTTGAGACGGAGCAGGCCGTCCGCGACGGTGCCGAGGAGATCGACATGGTGCTTGCCATCGGGCGGATGAAGAGCGAGCAGTACGACCTCGTCGAGGCGGACATCCGCGCCGTCGTCCAGGCCGCCAGCGGCCGGACGGTAAAAGTGATCCTGGAAACGGCGCTCCTCACCGACGAGGAGAAGGTGATCGCGTGCGTGCTCGCGCAGAACGCGGGCGCGGACTTTGTCAAGACCTCCACCGGGTTCGCCTCTGGCGGCGCCTCGCCGCAAGACGTGGCGCTGATGCGACGCGTGGTGGGCGAGGGGATGGGGGTGAAGGCCTCTGGCGGCATCCGCTCTGCTGAGGACGCCTACCGCATGGTCGAAAGCGGCGCGACGCGGCTCGGAGCGAGCGCGGGGGTCGCTATCTTGAAAGGCCTCACGTCCGACGCGTCGTACTAG
- a CDS encoding AMP-dependent synthetase/ligase: MQIYTAPADSSGTIVLDTTLPALFDEAVDRYSNPKAFNQPDGDGWKTYSNREILDAADEIALGLLEHGMSRGERIAFFMDSDLYFVMCDFGTLIAGLVNVPLYTTYAPENLVYVTTHAEAKAMIISNAEMLTNFASWADQVPDVKLVVLAEGEASGASLPDGVELTTLEALRAKGRQRRENAPNEPDELRDQIDAQDLATLIYTSGTTGQPKGVMLTHENISSNVCSALPTLGALGHQEEVIITFLPMTHIFARTLTIAHVAWGHQLYFSNPDQLVGHLAEVRPTMFSTVPRVLEKVYDKVNLGVMEATGLKQKIGRWALDLAGEYDISKPGGDVSGIKHAIADKLVYSKLREKLGLTRVKTVASGGAALRADLAGSFTAFGIPIVQGYGLTETSPVITMNTPTNNRAGAVGQPIPGVEVAIAEDGEILTRGPHVMRGYYKAQDKTDEVIDADGWFHTGDIGEFTADGFLKITDRKKALFKLSTGKYVIPQPIENTLMESPLIEQAVVVGNSQKFCTALLFPNIDGLKIWAKHNGVDASASEEALLKDPKVLRHYEDLVANANKGMDHWTQVQRFTLVSELMTVENELLTPTMKVKRRQVGEAYDNQIEKMYAAKVSGNGHGVAAVA, translated from the coding sequence ATGCAGATCTACACCGCCCCCGCCGATTCGTCCGGGACCATCGTCTTGGACACCACGCTGCCCGCGCTCTTCGACGAGGCGGTCGACCGGTATTCCAACCCCAAAGCCTTTAACCAGCCGGATGGCGACGGGTGGAAGACATACTCGAACCGCGAGATCCTCGACGCTGCGGACGAGATCGCGCTCGGCCTGTTGGAACACGGGATGAGCCGTGGGGAGCGGATTGCGTTCTTCATGGACAGCGATCTCTACTTCGTGATGTGCGACTTCGGGACGCTCATCGCGGGGCTCGTCAACGTGCCGCTGTACACGACGTACGCGCCGGAAAACCTGGTGTACGTGACCACGCACGCTGAGGCCAAGGCGATGATCATCAGCAACGCGGAGATGCTGACCAACTTCGCGAGTTGGGCAGATCAGGTGCCGGACGTGAAGCTCGTGGTTCTCGCCGAGGGCGAGGCCTCTGGCGCCTCGCTTCCCGACGGCGTTGAACTCACGACGCTGGAAGCGCTTCGCGCCAAGGGACGCCAGAGGCGGGAAAACGCACCCAACGAGCCCGACGAGCTCCGCGACCAGATCGACGCGCAGGATCTCGCGACGCTGATCTACACGTCCGGCACGACGGGGCAGCCCAAGGGCGTGATGCTGACGCACGAGAACATCTCGTCCAACGTCTGCTCCGCGCTGCCCACCCTCGGCGCGCTCGGCCACCAAGAGGAGGTGATCATCACCTTCCTGCCGATGACGCACATCTTTGCGCGGACGCTGACGATCGCGCACGTCGCGTGGGGGCACCAGCTCTATTTCTCCAACCCGGATCAACTCGTCGGCCACCTCGCCGAGGTCCGGCCCACGATGTTCTCGACGGTGCCGCGCGTGCTCGAGAAGGTCTACGACAAGGTCAACCTCGGCGTGATGGAGGCCACAGGCCTCAAGCAGAAGATCGGGCGTTGGGCGTTGGACCTCGCTGGCGAGTACGACATCTCCAAACCGGGCGGCGACGTGAGCGGTATCAAGCACGCCATCGCGGACAAGCTGGTGTACTCCAAGCTGCGCGAGAAGCTGGGGCTCACGCGGGTCAAAACCGTGGCCTCTGGCGGCGCCGCGCTCCGCGCCGATCTCGCCGGCTCGTTTACGGCCTTCGGGATTCCCATCGTCCAAGGGTACGGGCTTACCGAGACCAGTCCCGTCATCACGATGAACACCCCTACCAACAACCGCGCGGGAGCGGTGGGACAGCCCATCCCGGGCGTCGAGGTCGCCATCGCGGAGGACGGAGAGATCCTCACCCGTGGGCCGCACGTGATGAGGGGCTACTACAAGGCCCAGGACAAAACCGACGAGGTGATCGACGCCGACGGCTGGTTCCACACCGGCGACATCGGGGAGTTCACCGCCGATGGCTTCCTCAAGATCACCGACCGTAAAAAGGCGCTCTTCAAGCTCTCCACGGGCAAGTACGTGATCCCGCAGCCCATCGAGAACACGCTCATGGAAAGCCCGCTTATTGAGCAGGCCGTCGTCGTGGGCAACAGCCAGAAGTTCTGCACCGCGCTGCTCTTCCCGAACATCGACGGGCTCAAGATTTGGGCCAAGCACAACGGCGTGGACGCCTCCGCCTCGGAAGAGGCGCTGCTCAAGGACCCGAAGGTTCTCCGCCACTACGAGGACCTCGTAGCGAACGCGAACAAGGGCATGGACCACTGGACCCAGGTTCAGCGCTTCACGCTTGTCTCCGAACTGATGACCGTCGAGAACGAGCTCCTCACGCCCACCATGAAGGTGAAGCGCCGGCAGGTTGGCGAGGCGTACGACAACCAGATCGAGAAGATGTACGCGGCCAAGGTGAGCGGCAACGGACACGGTGTGGCGGCCGTCGCCTGA